In Micromonospora cremea, the genomic window CGGACCGATCTCAAGCACATCCTGGTGATCGGCTCCGGTCCGATCGTCATCGGGCAGGCCTGCGAGTTCGACTACTCCGGCACCCAGGCCTGCCGGGTGCTGCGCAGCGAGGGGATCCGGGTCAGCCTGGTCAACTCCAACCCGGCGACCATCATGACCGACCCGGAGTTCGCCGACGCCACGTACGTCGAGCCGATCACCCCGGAATTCGTGGAGCTGGTCATCGCCAAGGAGCGCCCGGACGCCATCCTGGCCACCCTCGGCGGGCAGACCGCGCTGAACACCGCGGTCGCCCTGCACGAGGCCGGCGTGCTGGACAAGTACGGCGTGGAGCTGATCGGCGCGAACATCGACGCGATCAACCGGGGCGAGGACCGCCAACTGTTCAAGGAGATCGTGGCCAAGGCCGGCGTCCGCCTCGGCGTCGACGACCCGGCCGCGCTGGTGCCCCGCTCCCGGGTCTGCCACTCGATGGACGAGGTCGAGGCGACCGTCGCCGAGCTGGGCCTGCCGGTGGTGATCCGGCCGTCGTTCACGATGGGCGGCCTGGGCTCCGGTATGGCGCACACCCCGGAGGACCTGGCCCGCATCGCCGGCGACGGCCTGTCCGCCAGCCCGGTGCACGAGGTGCTCATCGAGGAGAGCGTGCTCGGCTGGAAGGAGTACGAGCTCGAGCTGATGCGCGACCGGCACGACAACGTGGTGGTGGTCTGCTCGATCGAGAACGTCGACCCGATGGGCGTGCACACCGGCGACAGCGTCACCGTGGCCCCAGCCATGACGCTCACCGACCGGGAGTACCAGCGCCTGCGTGACCTGGGCATCGCGGTGCTGCGCGAGGTCGGGGTCGACACCGGCGGCTGCAACATCCAGTTCGCGGTCAACCCGGCCGACGGCCGGATCGTCGTGATCGAGATGAACCCCCGGGTGTCGCGGTCCTCGGCACTGGCGTCCAAGGCGACCGGCTTCCCGATCGCCAAAATCGCGGCCAAGCTGGCGATCGGCTACACCCTCGACGAGATTCCCAACGACATCACGTTGAAGACCCCGGCGGCGTTCGAGCCGACCCTGGACTACGTGGTGGTGAAGATCCCCCGGTTCGCGTTCGAGAAGTTCCCCGGCGCGGACCCGGAGCTGACCACCACGATGAAGTCGGTCGGCGAGGCGATGAGCCTCGGGCGCAACTTCAGCGAGGCGCTGAACAAGGCGATGCGCTCGATGGAGACCAAGGAAGCCGGCTTCTGGACGGTGCCGGACCCAGCCGGCGCCACCAGGGAGAACACCCTCGCCGCGCTGCGGATCCCGCACGACGGCCGGCTGTACACCGTCGAGCGGGCGCTGCGCCTCGGCGCGTCGATCGCCGAGGTCACCGCGGCCTCGGGTGGGATCGACCCGTGGTTCCTGGACCAGATCGCCGCGCTGGTCGAGTTGCGCGCGGAGATCGTGGACGCACCGGTGCTCGACGCCGAACTGCTGCGCCGGGCCAAGCGGGCCGGCCTGTCCGACCGGCAGCTCGCCGCCCTGCGGCCGGAGCTGGCCGCCGAGGACGGCGTGCGAACGCTGCGGCACCGCCTCGACGTGCGCCCGGTCTACAAGACCGTGGACACCTGCGCGGCCGAGTTCGAGGCGACCACCCCGTACCACTACTCGACGTACGACTCCGAGACCGAGGTCGTGCCGTCGGATCGGCCGAAGGTGCTGATCCTGGGCTCCGGGCCGAACCGAATCGGGCAGGGCATCGAGTTCGACTACTCGTGCGTGCACGCGGTCCAGGCGCTGCGGAGCGCGCCGATCGGCGGAGCCGCCGCGTCCGGTCCCGGTGCCGCGGGCACCGGCTACGAGACGGTCATGGTCAACTGCAACCCGGAGACGGTCTCCACCGACTACGACACCGCCGACCGGCTCTACTTCGAGCCGCTGACCTTCGAGGACGTGCTGGAGGTCTGGCACGCCGAGGACTCCTCCGGCCGGGCGGCCGGCGGGCCGGGCGTGGTCGGTGTGATCGTGCAGCTGGGCGGGCAGACCCCGCTGGGGCTGGCGCAGCGGCTCAAGAACGCCGGGGTGCCGGTGGTCGGCACCTCCCCGGAGTCGATCCACCTGGCCGAGGAGCGGGGCGCGTTCGGCGCGGTGCTGGCCCGGGCCGGGCTGCGCGCGCCGGCGCACGGCATGGCCACCTCCTACGACGAGGCCAAGACGATCGCCGACGAGATCGGCTACCCGGTGCTGGTCCGGCCGTCGTACGTGCTGGGCGGGCGGGGCATGGAGATCGTCTACGACGACCCGACGCTGCGCGACTACATCGGACGGGCCACCGACATCTCCCCGGACCACCCGGTGCTGGTGGACCGCTTCCTCGACGACGCCATCGAGATCGACGTGGACGCGCTGTGCGACGCCGACGGCGAGGTCTACATCGGCGGGGTGATGGAGCACATCGAGGAGGCCGGTATCCACTCCGGCGACTCGTCCTGCGCGCTGCCGCCGATCACGCTGGCCGGTTCGCACCTGGCCGAGGTCCGCCGTTACACCGAGGCGATCGCCCGCGGTGTCGGCGTCCGCGGCCTGCTCAACGTGCAGTACGCGCTCAAGGACGACGTGCTCTACGTGCTGGAGGCCAACCCGCGGGCGTCGCGGACGGTCCCGTTCGTCTCCAAGGCGACCGCGGTGCCGCTGGCCAAGGCGGCGGCCCGGATCGCGCTCGGGGCGAGCATCGCCGAGCTGCGCGCCGAGGGTCTGCTCCCGGCCAACGGGGACGGCGGCACGATGCCCGCCGACGCGCCGATCGCGGTGAAGGAGGCGGTGCTGCCGTTCAAGCGCTTCCGCACCCGATCGGGCAAGGGGATCGACTCGCTGCTCGGGCCGGAGATGAAGTCGACCGGCGAGGTGATGGGCATCGACACCAACTTCGGGCACGCCTTCGCCAAGAGCCAGTCGGCCGCGTACGGCTCGCTGCCG contains:
- the carB gene encoding carbamoyl-phosphate synthase large subunit, whose translation is MPKRTDLKHILVIGSGPIVIGQACEFDYSGTQACRVLRSEGIRVSLVNSNPATIMTDPEFADATYVEPITPEFVELVIAKERPDAILATLGGQTALNTAVALHEAGVLDKYGVELIGANIDAINRGEDRQLFKEIVAKAGVRLGVDDPAALVPRSRVCHSMDEVEATVAELGLPVVIRPSFTMGGLGSGMAHTPEDLARIAGDGLSASPVHEVLIEESVLGWKEYELELMRDRHDNVVVVCSIENVDPMGVHTGDSVTVAPAMTLTDREYQRLRDLGIAVLREVGVDTGGCNIQFAVNPADGRIVVIEMNPRVSRSSALASKATGFPIAKIAAKLAIGYTLDEIPNDITLKTPAAFEPTLDYVVVKIPRFAFEKFPGADPELTTTMKSVGEAMSLGRNFSEALNKAMRSMETKEAGFWTVPDPAGATRENTLAALRIPHDGRLYTVERALRLGASIAEVTAASGGIDPWFLDQIAALVELRAEIVDAPVLDAELLRRAKRAGLSDRQLAALRPELAAEDGVRTLRHRLDVRPVYKTVDTCAAEFEATTPYHYSTYDSETEVVPSDRPKVLILGSGPNRIGQGIEFDYSCVHAVQALRSAPIGGAAASGPGAAGTGYETVMVNCNPETVSTDYDTADRLYFEPLTFEDVLEVWHAEDSSGRAAGGPGVVGVIVQLGGQTPLGLAQRLKNAGVPVVGTSPESIHLAEERGAFGAVLARAGLRAPAHGMATSYDEAKTIADEIGYPVLVRPSYVLGGRGMEIVYDDPTLRDYIGRATDISPDHPVLVDRFLDDAIEIDVDALCDADGEVYIGGVMEHIEEAGIHSGDSSCALPPITLAGSHLAEVRRYTEAIARGVGVRGLLNVQYALKDDVLYVLEANPRASRTVPFVSKATAVPLAKAAARIALGASIAELRAEGLLPANGDGGTMPADAPIAVKEAVLPFKRFRTRSGKGIDSLLGPEMKSTGEVMGIDTNFGHAFAKSQSAAYGSLPTAGKIFVSVANRDKRGMIFPIKRLADLGFEIVATTGTAEVLRRHGIACEQIRKHYQAGEGDDAVSLILGGAVALVINTPQGSGASARSDGYEIRSAAVTADIPCITTVPGAAAAVMGIEARIRGDMQVRPLQDLHATLRAAQ